The genome window TTTTTTATCGGAAAAAATCTAAAGTGATTGTGCCCAAACAAGCACACAATCAATATTTAAAGGCTCATTCATGCACTCTCCTTCACAACATACATTTGTGTCTAAAAATGGCTTTAAAAGTTCATACTCCCAACAATTTTGTGAATACCACGAAGATCACTGATCTCTATCCAGAGATCATGCTAGCCCATATCTTAACCCTAATCGATCACTCATCTCTAGCCTCCACTGCCCTAGCCTCAACACAGCTGCATGCATTGTGCAACCATGAATATATCTGGACTAAAATTTGCAACTCCAAGTGGCATTCGACTAAATTTCCAGTTGTACGGGACGCCATCTCCTCATTCCCTGGTGGTCATCGCTTATTCTTCGCCGACGCGTATCTGATTCTTGAGTTCAGCAGTGACTATAAGTACTTGAGCTATAATCAGAGGATAAAACACCTGATATCTGCAGTGGATATACAGTTCGAACACAAGAATGTTTATTCGAAAGTTGATGTCATAGACACTACTAACGAAAGTTTCGCAAGTTCAGTTTTCGAGGTCGAGGTGCTAGACCGAACGAAGTTTGTTAGGTTACCAATGAAGAGCGAAGATGAGGATGACAGTCATATCTCAAATCTGAAAATGAACATGACATTGAGTTGGATCCTGATCGATCCAACTCAGAAACGGGCAGCTAACGTATCCAGTCAGCTGCCCGTTTCAGTGAGGCGACACTGGATTGGCGGTGACATAGAGGTAAAATACGCCATTGTCATGCCTCGCTATAGCGGAGCAGGTATGTCAGAGTTGGTGGAGATAAGAATAATTGTCATGCTCGAATGGGAGGAAGACAAGACAAAATTAAAGTTAAGGAAAGTGAGTCTACAAATTCGTGACATGGACAATATTTGTTTGCAAGGGAGTGAGAGTTTGAGAATATTGCAAGAGGCTATTCAGTGCAGAACAAGAATAAAAGCACAGAGGGCTGAGGTCATCGATAAGTACAAGATTTTTGTGAACAAGAAAAGGGCAAGAAGAGAAGGAAGACAAAaacgaaaaattaaaataacaggCCCACTATTAGCTACCATTGTTGTGGGTTTGGTTATACTATGTTTTCGATGTTTTTGAATTAACGTTGTAATTAATCCTATGGCAAAAATAAGAGCAGATGGCAGAAAACTTGAGTAGTTTACTTAAAAGCATGTCTGGAAATAAGTTTATAGAAGGGCCATTGCTCAAATTTCAATGTGTTTATGAGTTTTTTTGTGTGTTCTTCTAGTTCGTTTGTTGCTTTGTGACTTTTAAGTACTTGGTTAAAGGATCCTATTCCAGCATCTGGACAATTAAAGGAATATAAAGTAGTATAGAAATAGTAATCCCATTGATTAATGTATATGTAATGTAGTGGTATGTAGGTATAAAACTATAAGAGAAGTACCAATTATATATGTGCAGCAAAAAGCCTTCTCGAACAGACAAGTGAATCTGGTTTTGTGTGTCTTTAGACTTTTGATTTTAAACGTTATTAAAATTCCATTCGATCAATAGGGACCTGTGACCATGGAAACGCCAATTCTGGAGGATAAAAATGGTGAAATAACTATGACTGATGTTAATATCTCAATCTCAATTTATAGGGAAAAAAGCGACATATATCAATGAAAAAATTTCTCCAAAACATTTCTACGAAAATTTCTCCGAGTACATAGGCAAGCTTTTTCGAGAAAGATTTCCCAAgaattttctaaaaacatattaagaaaaaaatttctCCAACTTactttttttggaatttttctcAAAAAGACATTTCTACTcaaatttttatcataaaaGAAATCCTTTCGTGAAATTTAATCTGATAAAGAAAAAATctgtaaaattttaatatgttagtCTATGAGTGATTTTAAGAACATGAGTGATGGAAATTTCTGATTTGGAGTCTACTAACGTACAAAAATCTTAATAAATTGTTTCTTCGTGTTCTTAAGGTTAAAATACAAATTTCTACGaactcaaaatttaaaaactttcaCCATCGATATTTT of Daucus carota subsp. sativus chromosome 3, DH1 v3.0, whole genome shotgun sequence contains these proteins:
- the LOC108213805 gene encoding probable F-box protein At2g36090, yielding MALKVHTPNNFVNTTKITDLYPEIMLAHILTLIDHSSLASTALASTQLHALCNHEYIWTKICNSKWHSTKFPVVRDAISSFPGGHRLFFADAYLILEFSSDYKYLSYNQRIKHLISAVDIQFEHKNVYSKVDVIDTTNESFASSVFEVEVLDRTKFVRLPMKSEDEDDSHISNLKMNMTLSWILIDPTQKRAANVSSQLPVSVRRHWIGGDIEVKYAIVMPRYSGAGMSELVEIRIIVMLEWEEDKTKLKLRKVSLQIRDMDNICLQGSESLRILQEAIQCRTRIKAQRAEVIDKYKIFVNKKRARREGRQKRKIKITGPLLATIVVGLVILCFRCF